One stretch of Thalassovita sp. DNA includes these proteins:
- the mgrA gene encoding L-glyceraldehyde 3-phosphate reductase, whose translation MTSPVWKASDTRYDTMSYRRCGRSGLKLPAISLGLWHNFGDDTPHQSKRDMVRTAFDLGITHFDLANNYGPEPGSAELAFGELLKTDLAPYRDELIVSSKAGYDMWPGPYGEWGSRKYLIASCDQSLKRMGLDYVDIFYSHRFDPETPLEETMMALDHIVKSGRALYVGISSYNAQRTREAAAILKDLGTPCLIHQPSYSMLNRWVEEDGLLDALGDTGMGSIVFSPLAQGMLTGKYLKGIPEGSRATQGKSLLDGFINDETLANIRALNGIAESRGQTLAQMALAWVLRDDRVTSALIGASRPGQIEDCAKAVENLTFTTDELAEIDRYAKDAAINLWAASSEHAGSGDA comes from the coding sequence ATGACCAGCCCCGTTTGGAAGGCATCAGACACCCGCTATGACACCATGAGCTACCGCCGCTGCGGGCGCTCTGGCTTGAAGCTGCCCGCGATTTCGCTGGGTCTGTGGCACAACTTCGGCGATGACACACCGCATCAGTCGAAGCGGGACATGGTGCGCACCGCCTTTGATCTGGGGATCACCCATTTCGATCTGGCCAACAACTACGGACCAGAGCCCGGCTCGGCGGAGCTGGCGTTTGGGGAACTGCTGAAAACTGACCTCGCCCCGTACCGGGATGAGCTGATCGTTTCCTCCAAGGCGGGCTATGACATGTGGCCCGGCCCCTATGGTGAGTGGGGCAGCCGCAAGTATCTGATCGCGTCCTGCGATCAGTCGCTGAAGCGGATGGGGCTGGACTATGTGGATATCTTCTATTCGCACCGGTTTGATCCCGAAACACCGCTGGAGGAAACCATGATGGCGCTGGATCACATCGTGAAATCGGGGCGTGCGCTGTATGTGGGGATCTCCTCCTACAATGCGCAGCGCACCCGTGAAGCGGCGGCGATCCTGAAGGACCTGGGCACGCCTTGCCTGATCCACCAGCCTAGCTATTCCATGCTGAACCGCTGGGTTGAGGAGGATGGCCTGCTGGATGCGCTGGGCGATACCGGCATGGGCTCAATCGTCTTCTCGCCACTGGCGCAGGGGATGCTGACCGGAAAATACCTCAAAGGTATTCCCGAAGGCAGCCGCGCCACCCAAGGCAAGTCGCTGCTTGATGGTTTCATCAACGACGAAACGCTTGCCAACATTCGCGCGCTGAATGGCATCGCGGAAAGCCGTGGTCAGACATTGGCACAGATGGCCCTGGCCTGGGTGCTGCGCGATGACCGTGTGACCTCAGCCCTGATTGGTGCCAGCCGTCCGGGGCAAATTGAAGACTGCGCCAAGGCAGTAGAGAACCTTACCTTTACCACCGATGAACTGGCCGAGATTGACCGCTATGCAAAAGATGCCGCGATCAACCTCTGGGCAGCCTCATCCGAACACGCAGGCAGCGGAGACGCATGA
- a CDS encoding Gfo/Idh/MocA family oxidoreductase yields MSNKLGIGVLGCGNISAAYMRLAPMFNGIEMRACADMNPEAAKARAEEFGLRAETVDGLLAADDIDIIVNLTVPNAHFEVSKSILEAGKNVYSEKPFVLSLAEGAELKKIAEAKGLRVGSAPDTFMGGSHQLARHLVDSEAVGKITSGTCFVQSPGMEMWHPNPDFFFQPGGGPILDLGPYYISNLVQLLGPVKRVCAMSSSGSEYRTITSQPRHGEKIKVETPTTIHAILQFESGAQITYCASWDVWQHGHSNMELYGQAGTLHVPDPNFFGGEVRMTEQGAFVTAPGWDHPFNKANDGPHANYRAAGLADMAQAILADRPHRCSLDFALHVVDVMTSILASGEGGQFVEITTSCDRPEALGPEAAEALMA; encoded by the coding sequence ATGAGCAATAAACTAGGAATTGGTGTTCTGGGCTGCGGCAATATCTCGGCGGCCTATATGCGGCTGGCGCCGATGTTCAACGGGATCGAAATGCGCGCCTGTGCCGATATGAACCCTGAGGCTGCCAAAGCGCGGGCGGAGGAGTTTGGCCTGCGTGCGGAAACCGTGGACGGGCTGCTGGCGGCCGATGACATCGACATCATCGTGAACCTCACTGTGCCAAACGCGCATTTTGAGGTTTCCAAATCGATCCTTGAGGCGGGCAAAAACGTCTATTCGGAAAAACCCTTTGTGCTGTCGCTGGCCGAAGGGGCGGAGTTGAAAAAGATCGCCGAGGCCAAGGGGCTGCGCGTTGGGTCGGCACCGGATACCTTCATGGGCGGCAGCCACCAGTTGGCGCGTCATCTGGTCGACAGCGAAGCGGTGGGCAAAATCACTTCGGGCACCTGTTTTGTGCAAAGCCCGGGGATGGAGATGTGGCACCCGAACCCTGACTTCTTCTTCCAGCCGGGCGGTGGGCCGATCCTGGATCTGGGACCTTACTACATCTCAAACCTTGTGCAGCTGCTGGGGCCGGTGAAGCGGGTCTGCGCCATGTCGTCCTCCGGCAGTGAATACCGCACCATCACCAGCCAGCCGCGCCATGGTGAGAAGATCAAGGTGGAAACCCCCACCACGATCCACGCCATCCTGCAATTTGAAAGCGGTGCGCAGATCACCTACTGCGCCAGCTGGGATGTCTGGCAGCATGGCCACTCCAACATGGAACTCTACGGTCAGGCCGGCACGTTGCATGTGCCGGATCCGAACTTCTTCGGGGGTGAGGTGCGCATGACGGAACAGGGGGCCTTTGTCACCGCGCCGGGCTGGGATCATCCGTTCAACAAGGCAAATGACGGACCGCACGCCAACTATCGCGCTGCAGGGCTGGCAGATATGGCGCAGGCCATTCTGGCGGATCGTCCGCATCGCTGTTCACTGGATTTCGCCTTGCATGTGGTCGACGTTATGACGTCTATCCTCGCCTCAGGAGAGGGCGGACAGTTTGTGGAGATCACCACATCCTGTGACCGCCCTGAGGCGCTTGGCCCCGAAGCGGCCGAGGCGCTGATGGCGTAA
- a CDS encoding glycoside hydrolase family 43 protein, with product MIQNPILPGFNPDPSICRVGDEYFIATSTFEWYPGVQIHRSKDLVNWDLACRPLSRAAQLDMRGNPDSGGIWAPCLSYADGLFWLVYTDVKRLDGNFKDAHNYIVTAPSIEGPWSDPIYVNSSGFDPSLFHDADGRKYFMNVQWNHVSNSVGGHPKHPAFDGILLQEWHPEQGLIGEVKNVFPGSSHGLTEAPHVFTRNGYYYLTTAEGGTGYEHTVTLARSRDIWGPYEVHPDLHVLTAKEAPDNALQRVGHGQIVDTPEGEFYHTFLCSRPLPGRFSPMGRETGIAKVEWREDDWLYLSGGGMAPALTEVPPVVAERRSVVATETNFEGADLPDEFQWLRTPYPERIFQLTGSALRLIGRESIGSWFEQSLVARRQEHAVYRAKTTIAEFAPTTYQQAAGLTTYYNRHKFHALMISRDGKGGRVLSIQSCAGDWPDGALSFPGEVIPLSDGAVDLAVSVDHDRQQFYYRQAGDWLPIGPSLDASVISDEGGRGEHASFTGAFVGVVAFDQTGQGRSADVTRFRYAPEGS from the coding sequence ATGATCCAGAACCCAATTCTACCAGGTTTTAATCCGGACCCATCCATCTGTCGGGTTGGCGATGAGTATTTCATCGCCACCTCAACCTTCGAATGGTACCCGGGGGTGCAAATCCACCGCTCCAAGGATCTGGTGAATTGGGATCTTGCCTGCCGGCCCCTGTCACGTGCGGCGCAGTTGGATATGCGCGGCAACCCCGACAGTGGTGGCATCTGGGCACCCTGCCTCAGCTATGCTGATGGGCTGTTCTGGCTGGTCTACACCGATGTGAAACGGCTGGATGGCAACTTCAAGGATGCCCACAATTACATCGTCACGGCCCCTTCGATTGAGGGGCCGTGGTCTGACCCGATCTATGTGAATTCCTCAGGCTTTGACCCCTCGCTGTTTCACGATGCGGATGGCCGCAAGTACTTCATGAACGTGCAGTGGAACCATGTGTCAAACTCGGTCGGGGGCCATCCGAAACATCCGGCCTTTGACGGGATTCTGCTGCAGGAATGGCATCCTGAGCAGGGGCTGATCGGTGAGGTGAAAAACGTCTTTCCGGGATCGTCCCACGGGTTGACCGAGGCCCCGCATGTTTTCACGCGGAATGGCTACTATTACCTGACCACCGCTGAGGGCGGCACCGGCTATGAACATACCGTCACGCTGGCCCGCTCGCGCGATATCTGGGGCCCATATGAGGTGCATCCAGATCTGCATGTTCTGACCGCCAAAGAGGCGCCGGACAATGCGCTGCAACGGGTGGGGCATGGCCAGATCGTCGACACGCCTGAGGGGGAGTTTTACCACACCTTCCTGTGTTCACGCCCCTTGCCCGGGCGGTTTTCCCCTATGGGGCGCGAAACCGGCATCGCCAAGGTCGAATGGCGTGAGGATGATTGGCTCTACCTCAGTGGCGGGGGCATGGCGCCCGCGCTGACGGAGGTGCCGCCGGTCGTTGCTGAGCGGCGCTCGGTTGTGGCAACTGAAACCAACTTCGAAGGTGCAGATCTGCCGGATGAATTTCAGTGGCTGCGCACCCCCTATCCTGAACGGATTTTCCAGCTGACCGGCAGCGCGTTGCGGCTGATCGGGCGCGAAAGCATTGGCAGTTGGTTTGAACAATCGCTGGTGGCCCGGCGCCAGGAACATGCGGTCTACCGCGCCAAAACCACCATCGCGGAGTTCGCACCGACCACCTATCAACAGGCGGCAGGCCTGACGACCTATTATAACCGCCACAAATTCCACGCCCTGATGATTTCAAGGGATGGCAAGGGCGGGCGGGTCCTGTCTATCCAGTCCTGTGCGGGCGATTGGCCGGATGGCGCGCTCAGCTTCCCCGGTGAGGTGATCCCGCTGAGCGATGGCGCTGTGGACCTTGCCGTTTCTGTCGATCATGACCGTCAGCAGTTTTATTATCGCCAAGCGGGCGATTGGCTGCCGATTGGGCCATCGCTTGATGCCTCGGTGATTTCTGATGAGGGCGGGCGCGGCGAACATGCCTCTTTCACCGGGGCGTTTGTGGGCGTTGTGGCCTTTGACCAAACCGGGCAGGGACGCAGCGCCGATGTCACCCGGTTCCGCTACGCGCCGGAGGGCAGCTGA